One Mycobacterium kubicae genomic window carries:
- the cmaA2 gene encoding cyclopropane mycolic acid synthase CmaA2 produces MTSQGETGSTQLKPPVEAVRSHYDKSNEFFKLWLDPSMTYSCAYWEEGAKTLEEAQYAKRKLSLDKLNLEPGMTLLDIGCGWGSTMRHAVQEYDVNVIGLTLSENQYAHDVEKFKEIDSPRRKEVRIQGWEEFDEPVDRIVSLGAFEHFADGAGDAGFERYATFFKKFYDLTPEDGRMLLHTITIPEPEEAKEWGLTSPMSLLRFIKFILTEIFPGGRLPRISQVDHYSSQAGWKVERYHKIGHNYVPTLDAWADALEANKEKAIELKGQETYDIYMHYLRGCSDLFRDRYTGVCQFTLVK; encoded by the coding sequence ATGACGTCACAAGGGGAAACGGGTAGCACCCAGCTCAAGCCGCCGGTCGAGGCAGTCCGCTCCCACTACGACAAGTCCAATGAATTCTTCAAGCTGTGGCTCGACCCGTCGATGACCTACAGCTGCGCCTACTGGGAAGAGGGCGCCAAGACGCTGGAAGAGGCCCAGTACGCCAAGCGCAAACTCTCCCTGGACAAGCTCAACCTCGAACCGGGCATGACGCTGCTCGACATCGGCTGCGGCTGGGGCTCCACCATGCGCCACGCGGTCCAGGAGTACGACGTCAACGTCATCGGCCTGACGCTGAGCGAGAACCAGTACGCCCACGATGTCGAGAAGTTCAAGGAGATCGACAGCCCCCGCCGCAAGGAGGTACGGATCCAGGGCTGGGAGGAGTTCGACGAGCCGGTCGACCGGATCGTGTCGTTGGGCGCGTTCGAGCACTTCGCCGACGGCGCGGGTGACGCCGGCTTCGAGCGATACGCCACCTTCTTCAAGAAGTTCTACGACCTGACGCCCGAAGACGGCCGGATGTTGCTGCACACGATCACCATCCCGGAGCCGGAAGAGGCCAAGGAGTGGGGCCTGACATCGCCGATGAGCCTGCTGCGGTTCATCAAGTTCATCCTGACGGAGATCTTCCCGGGCGGTCGGCTGCCCCGTATTTCGCAGGTTGACCACTACTCCTCGCAGGCCGGCTGGAAGGTCGAGCGCTACCACAAGATCGGCCACAACTACGTGCCGACGCTGGACGCCTGGGCCGATGCGCTCGAGGCGAACAAGGAGAAGGCGATCGAGCTCAAGGGTCAGGAGACCTACGACATCTACATGCACTACCTGCGGGGCTGCTCGGACCTGTTCCGCGACCGGTATACGGGTGTCTGCCAGTTCACCCTGGTCAAGTAA
- a CDS encoding FAS1-like dehydratase domain-containing protein, with amino-acid sequence MTTPQEAEGLIGSNYRGSDYFEVGREKIREFAVAVKDDHPAHYNEADAEAAGYPALVAPLTFAAVAGRRVQLEIFTKFKIPINIARVIHRDQKFKFHRPILAHDKLFFDTYLDSVIESHGTVLAEIRSEITDAEGKPVVTGIVTMLGEAATQEASTAETVAAIASISAGK; translated from the coding sequence ATGACGACCCCCCAAGAAGCCGAAGGTCTCATCGGCAGCAATTACCGAGGATCTGACTACTTCGAGGTCGGACGCGAGAAAATTCGGGAGTTTGCGGTCGCGGTCAAAGACGACCACCCAGCGCACTACAACGAAGCCGACGCCGAGGCTGCCGGATATCCGGCGCTAGTGGCGCCCCTGACGTTCGCTGCGGTCGCCGGCCGGCGCGTGCAGCTCGAGATTTTCACCAAGTTCAAGATTCCGATCAACATCGCCCGCGTCATCCACCGCGACCAGAAGTTCAAGTTTCACCGGCCAATTTTGGCCCACGACAAGCTCTTCTTCGATACTTATCTAGACTCGGTCATCGAGTCGCACGGTACTGTGCTTGCTGAAATCCGCAGCGAGATCACAGACGCCGAGGGCAAACCGGTCGTCACCGGCATCGTCACGATGCTGGGCGAAGCCGCAACTCAAGAAGCGAGCACTGCGGAGACCGTCGCCGCAATTGCATCCATATCAGCCGGAAAGTAG
- a CDS encoding HAD family hydrolase, giving the protein MATSVPGNADHFGPADLGSLAGSASAERALDDIRSDDSRQPPPVDLTAAAFFDVDNTLVQGSSAVHFGRGLAAREYFTYRDVLGFIYAQAKFQILGKENSNDVAAGRRKALAFIEGRSVEELITLGEEIYDEIIADKIWPGTRELTQMHLDAGQQVWLITATPYELAATIARRLGLTGALGTVAESVDGIFTGRLVGEILHGTGKAHAVRSLAIREGLNLKRCTAYSDSYNDVPMLSLVGTAVAINPDARLRSLARERGWEIRDFRTARKAARIGVPSALALGAAGGALAALASRRQSR; this is encoded by the coding sequence ATGGCTACCTCGGTCCCAGGCAACGCAGACCACTTCGGTCCTGCCGACCTGGGGTCGTTGGCCGGGAGCGCCAGCGCCGAACGCGCGCTCGACGACATCCGCTCCGACGACAGCCGCCAACCGCCCCCAGTCGACCTGACCGCCGCAGCATTCTTCGACGTCGACAACACGCTCGTGCAGGGCTCCTCGGCGGTGCACTTCGGCCGCGGGCTGGCCGCTCGCGAGTACTTCACTTATCGCGACGTCCTGGGCTTCATTTACGCCCAGGCCAAATTCCAGATTCTCGGCAAGGAAAACAGCAACGATGTCGCCGCCGGTCGGCGCAAGGCTCTGGCGTTCATCGAAGGCCGGTCGGTCGAAGAGCTCATCACCCTGGGCGAAGAAATCTACGACGAGATCATCGCCGACAAGATCTGGCCGGGCACCCGCGAGCTCACCCAGATGCATCTGGACGCCGGGCAGCAAGTCTGGTTGATCACCGCCACCCCCTACGAGTTGGCCGCCACCATCGCCCGTCGTCTGGGCCTGACCGGCGCGCTGGGGACGGTGGCGGAATCGGTCGACGGCATTTTCACCGGCCGACTCGTCGGCGAGATCCTGCACGGTACCGGCAAAGCGCACGCCGTTCGCTCGCTGGCCATCCGCGAAGGGCTCAACCTCAAACGCTGCACCGCCTACTCCGACAGCTACAACGATGTGCCGATGTTGTCGCTGGTGGGCACCGCCGTCGCCATCAATCCCGACGCCCGGCTGCGCAGCCTGGCCCGCGAGCGCGGCTGGGAGATCCGCGATTTTCGGACCGCTCGGAAAGCCGCCCGCATCGGCGTGCCCTCGGCGTTGGCGCTGGGCGCGGCCGGCGGCGCGCTGGCGGCACTGGCTTCTCGGCGGCAATCTCGCTGA
- a CDS encoding ADP-ribosyltransferase has protein sequence MRLAAHSEPTVRLSAHSRRWPAAVITERGFLSATKDPTVAQSSTFAGNVEFKIFASTGRDITSISLHPGEQEVLFPAGTKFYVISKSQDPVTGRTIIEMIER, from the coding sequence GTGAGGCTGGCCGCGCACTCGGAGCCGACGGTGCGGCTGTCCGCGCACTCGCGGCGGTGGCCCGCTGCGGTCATCACCGAACGAGGTTTCCTCAGTGCGACAAAGGATCCCACCGTAGCTCAGTCGTCGACGTTCGCTGGCAACGTTGAGTTCAAAATTTTTGCGAGCACAGGACGAGACATAACATCAATCTCTCTTCACCCTGGCGAACAAGAAGTACTGTTTCCGGCGGGCACGAAATTTTATGTAATAAGCAAGTCGCAAGACCCGGTCACGGGCCGAACCATCATCGAAATGATCGAGCGATAA